The Treponema sp. J25 sequence GAATCGAGGTAACGATGACATAACCGTGTTTTGTTCTACACTAAGGGAAAGGGCAAGACCGTATTGTTTACGATCTTCGGAAAGATAACCGATCCCACAGGCCACCGCATCCCGGGGATGACGAATATGGACATGCTTTCCTCGAACAAAAATTTCTCCCGATTCCAGAGGATCGGCCCCAAAAATAGCCCGGGCCGTTTCGGTTCTTCCGGCTCCTAAAAGTCCCGCAAAACCAAGAATCTCTCCCCTGTGTAAGGTAAAAGAAACATCCCGCACCTGTTTGCCCCGGTTAAGGTTCCGCACCTCAAGTACTACCTCATCCCGAGTCTTAATTCCTTCCTTCCGGGCGGTTTCGTAGATTTCCCGGCCCACCATCTGAGCAATGATTTGTTCACGGGTTATACCTGAAATAGGATTTGTTCCAATGTAATGGCCATCCCGCATCACTGTTACCCGATCGCAGATCCTATTGATTTCTTCCATTCGGTGAGTAATGTACACAATACCGATGCCCTGCTGTTTCAATTCTCTCATTACCGCAAAAAGGTCTTCGATTTCGCTTTCACTGAGGGCACTGGTAGGTTCATCCATAATAAGAACCCGCATGTTATACGAAAGGGCCTTAGCTATTTCTACCATTTGCTGTTTAGCTACTGTGAGCTCTCCTACCTTTACCGTCGGTTCTAAGGAAAGATGTATTTTTTCAAATAAAGCTCGGGTTTCATTATTAATCCGTCGATCATCAGTGAGAAACGGAACGCGCCGTGATCGTTCCCGACCGATAAAGATATTCTGGGCCGCCGTAAGATGTTTCATGAGATTGAGTTCTTGATGGATGATACTTATGCCCAGTTCCTGAGCCTGCCGGGTCGAATGGATCTCCACGGGCTTCCCGTCAATTTCTATGCGACCTCCATCTTTCCGGTACACCCCCGCTAAAATTTTCATCAGCGTTGATTTTCCCGCCCCATTTTCACCCACCAGGGCATGGATTTCCCCTCGTTCTAATTCAAACCGACATTTAGAGAGGGCTTGGACACCGGGGAAATGTTTATCAATATCGATCATCCGCACTAAAGGCACTGTCATACCTAACCTCGATAGTATGATAGGTCAGGTTTTTTATGCGGTATGTAGAAAATTCTCTGAAAAAGGGTAAAAATTTTCTAAAAGTTTTCTCTTTCCGTGAGAAGAAAAACATTTTACAATAATGAACACTTCCCAGGGATCTACACAGTTATTTCCCGCATCCCATTATCAGGGGATGTAAAAACATCCCTTCGTAGGTCACCAGGAGGGTCGATACCGTTACACATCATTTTTTATAGGAGGAACTTTGTATGCTTATTGGTATTTCGCCGGTCATCGGACCAGATCTCCTCAATGTTTTGTATCGCATGGGCCACGGAGATGAATTGGTACTGGCAGATGCCTTTTTCACAGGCGATTCATTAAACAGCCGGGTTATTCGGGCCGACGGGCTACGGATTCCTGAGTTGCTCGATGGGATTCTTGCCCTTATCAACCTGGATACCTACGTGAAAGACCCCGTGGTAATGATGCAACCGGTTCCCGGAGACTATCTGGATCCCGACGTCGAAGCCTCGTACCGGCGGGTAATTGACAAACACTGGCCGGCTACCCCCCCTATCGTTCGTATGGAACGCTTTGCCTTCTATGAGCGAGCCCGCAAAGCCTTTGCGGTGGTTATGACCGGCGAAACAGTAAAATATGGGAACATCATCA is a genomic window containing:
- a CDS encoding sugar ABC transporter ATP-binding protein, with the translated sequence MTVPLVRMIDIDKHFPGVQALSKCRFELERGEIHALVGENGAGKSTLMKILAGVYRKDGGRIEIDGKPVEIHSTRQAQELGISIIHQELNLMKHLTAAQNIFIGRERSRRVPFLTDDRRINNETRALFEKIHLSLEPTVKVGELTVAKQQMVEIAKALSYNMRVLIMDEPTSALSESEIEDLFAVMRELKQQGIGIVYITHRMEEINRICDRVTVMRDGHYIGTNPISGITREQIIAQMVGREIYETARKEGIKTRDEVVLEVRNLNRGKQVRDVSFTLHRGEILGFAGLLGAGRTETARAIFGADPLESGEIFVRGKHVHIRHPRDAVACGIGYLSEDRKQYGLALSLSVEQNTVMSSLPRFLSWFGVVNTRQTRRATTEYVERLKTKTPTIDQAVRNLSGGNQQKVIIGKWLLRDCDILIFDEPTRGIDVGAKNEIYKLLNELAEQGKSIIMISSELPEILRMSHRIVVMCEGRITGVLDASQATQETIMHYATMRS
- the fucU gene encoding L-fucose mutarotase, yielding MLIGISPVIGPDLLNVLYRMGHGDELVLADAFFTGDSLNSRVIRADGLRIPELLDGILALINLDTYVKDPVVMMQPVPGDYLDPDVEASYRRVIDKHWPATPPIVRMERFAFYERARKAFAVVMTGETVKYGNIIIKKGVIPV